A region of Sphingomonas sp. DNA encodes the following proteins:
- a CDS encoding S9 family peptidase encodes MRLSAALLALPVAALAMNAAPAAQAPAAAPIAYPESARGDTVETLFGERIADPYRWLENDVREDNRVRDWVTAQNRVTDAYLATLPGRAPFRARMTQIYDYERYGLPRHAGGRYFYSRNDGLQNQSALYVRDGLTGEPRLLIDPNTWSQDGATALAEWEPSEDGRHLVYSIQDGGSDWRVLRVLDVATGQPLADEIRWVKFSGFDWAKDGSGFYYSRFPEPAAGQAFQSLNENQAIYFHRIGTPQSEDRLVFSQPDRPRLSNTGRVTDDGRWLIVYSSEGTDARYEITLIDLATPGTEPQRLITEREHDWTYLGNQGTRFIWQTNNGAARQRIVSMDIANPAQLTELVAEDEATLTGASIVGQQLIARYLVDAKSEVRTFALDGRRTGTLALPGIGSAGGFRGSPERSETFYAFSSYNRPPTVYRYDSATGESSVFAQPELAFDPEAYEVRQVFYTSRDGTRVPMFLMSRRDLDRSRPQPTLLYGYGGFNISSTPAFQPRWLTWVDMGGVLAVANIRGGGEYGQAWHDAGRRANKQNVFDDFIGAAEYMIAEGITTNRQLAVEGRSNGGLLVGAVINQRPDLFAAALPGVGVMDMLRFDRWTAGRYWVDDYGYPDREADFRVLRAYSPLHNIRSGENYPAVLVTTADTDDRVVPGHSFKYIAALQAAEAGPQPHLIRIETRAGHGSGKPTDKQIEEYGDMYAFIAQFTGLRLPATAAQGGDQ; translated from the coding sequence ATGCGTCTTTCCGCCGCCCTCCTTGCCTTGCCTGTCGCCGCGCTTGCGATGAACGCCGCTCCCGCCGCGCAGGCGCCCGCCGCAGCGCCGATCGCCTATCCCGAAAGCGCACGCGGCGACACGGTCGAAACCCTGTTCGGCGAACGGATCGCCGATCCCTATCGCTGGCTCGAAAACGACGTGCGCGAGGACAATCGCGTGCGCGACTGGGTGACGGCGCAGAACCGGGTCACCGACGCCTATCTCGCCACCCTGCCCGGCCGCGCGCCCTTTCGCGCGCGGATGACGCAGATCTACGATTATGAGCGCTACGGCCTGCCCCGCCATGCCGGCGGCCGCTATTTCTATTCGCGCAACGACGGGCTGCAGAACCAGTCCGCCCTCTATGTCCGCGACGGGCTGACGGGCGAACCGCGCCTGCTGATCGATCCCAACACCTGGTCTCAGGACGGCGCCACCGCGCTCGCCGAATGGGAGCCGTCCGAGGACGGCCGCCATCTCGTCTATTCGATCCAGGACGGCGGCAGCGACTGGCGCGTGCTGCGCGTGCTCGACGTCGCCACCGGCCAGCCGCTCGCCGACGAGATACGCTGGGTGAAATTCTCCGGCTTCGACTGGGCGAAGGACGGCTCCGGCTTCTACTATTCGCGCTTCCCCGAGCCCGCCGCAGGCCAGGCATTCCAGTCGCTGAACGAGAATCAGGCGATCTATTTCCACCGGATCGGCACGCCGCAGAGCGAGGACCGGCTGGTCTTCTCCCAGCCCGATCGGCCCCGGCTGAGCAACACGGGCCGCGTCACCGACGACGGCCGCTGGCTGATCGTCTATTCCTCCGAAGGCACCGACGCACGCTACGAAATCACCCTGATCGATCTCGCCACGCCCGGCACCGAGCCGCAGCGGCTGATCACCGAACGCGAACATGACTGGACTTATCTCGGCAACCAGGGAACGCGCTTCATCTGGCAGACCAACAACGGCGCGGCGCGCCAGCGCATCGTTTCCATGGACATCGCCAATCCGGCGCAGCTCACCGAACTGGTGGCGGAGGACGAAGCGACGCTGACCGGCGCCTCGATCGTCGGGCAGCAACTCATCGCCCGTTATCTGGTCGATGCGAAGAGCGAGGTGCGGACCTTCGCGCTCGACGGGCGCCGTACCGGAACCCTCGCGCTCCCCGGCATCGGCAGCGCCGGCGGCTTTCGCGGCAGCCCGGAGCGCAGCGAGACCTTCTACGCCTTCTCCAGCTACAACCGCCCGCCGACCGTCTATCGCTACGACAGCGCGACCGGCGAGAGCAGCGTCTTCGCACAGCCCGAGCTCGCCTTCGATCCCGAGGCCTATGAGGTCCGCCAGGTCTTCTACACCTCGCGCGACGGCACGCGGGTGCCGATGTTCCTGATGAGCCGCCGCGATCTCGATCGCTCGCGGCCGCAGCCGACTTTGCTCTACGGCTATGGCGGCTTCAACATCTCCTCCACACCCGCCTTCCAGCCGCGCTGGCTGACCTGGGTGGACATGGGCGGCGTGCTCGCCGTCGCCAATATCCGGGGCGGCGGCGAATATGGCCAGGCGTGGCACGATGCCGGCCGGCGCGCGAACAAGCAGAACGTGTTCGACGATTTCATCGGCGCGGCCGAATATATGATCGCCGAGGGCATCACGACGAACCGCCAGCTCGCCGTCGAGGGCCGTTCGAACGGCGGCCTGCTCGTCGGCGCCGTGATCAACCAGCGGCCGGACCTGTTCGCCGCCGCGCTTCCCGGCGTCGGCGTGATGGACATGCTGCGCTTCGATCGCTGGACGGCGGGGCGCTACTGGGTGGACGATTACGGCTATCCGGATCGCGAGGCGGATTTCCGCGTCCTGCGCGCCTATTCGCCGCTTCACAACATCCGTTCGGGCGAAAACTATCCGGCCGTGCTGGTGACGACCGCCGACACCGACGACCGCGTCGTGCCGGGGCACAGCTTCAAATATATCGCCGCGCTCCAGGCCGCCGAGGCCGGGCCGCAGCCGCACCTGATCCGCATCGAGACGCGCGCCGGCCACGGCTCCGGCAAGCCGACCGACAAGCAGATCGAGGAATATGGCGACATGTACGCCTTCATCGCGCAGTTCACCGGGCTGCGCCTGCCGGCGACGGCCGCGCAGGGCGGCGACCAGTGA
- a CDS encoding FAD-dependent oxidoreductase has translation MSRRSLLLAGAGAAAAAALPGSRTSATSPARRPWDVVVVGAGVFGAWTARKLQDMGQRVQLLDAWGPAHARASSGGESRMTRGAYGADRVYTRMARDSLADWRALSARAGLPVFHQTGVLFFFPEADPFLEETMRVHRDMGLPTQLLETAELQRRFPQIAFDGIAAGLFEPDFGALMARRAVQTLVDEFVRTGGDYRQVQVQPPSGSGERLTHVVTSAGERIAAGRFVFACGPWLGRVFPDLLGPRIFPTRQEVFFFAPPAGDRHYLPGQLPGWADFNGGDIYYGFPDLETRGFKIAHDAHGPPIDPDSGDRNPSAEALANVRAYMARRFPALAERPLSEARVCQYENSSNGDLLIDRHPAFDNVVLVGAGSGHGFKHGPAVGDYAANLSLGRLAAPEPRFSLAAKATRENRTVH, from the coding sequence ATGAGCCGCCGTTCCCTGCTCCTTGCCGGAGCGGGCGCGGCGGCCGCCGCGGCCTTGCCCGGATCGCGCACATCGGCGACCTCGCCGGCGCGCCGGCCCTGGGACGTCGTCGTGGTTGGCGCCGGCGTGTTCGGCGCCTGGACGGCCAGGAAGCTTCAGGACATGGGCCAGCGGGTGCAGCTGCTCGACGCCTGGGGCCCGGCCCATGCCCGCGCCTCTTCGGGCGGGGAATCCCGGATGACGCGCGGCGCCTATGGCGCGGACCGGGTCTATACCCGCATGGCGCGCGATTCGCTCGCCGACTGGCGCGCGCTGTCCGCGCGCGCCGGATTGCCGGTCTTCCACCAGACCGGCGTGCTGTTCTTTTTTCCCGAGGCCGATCCGTTCCTTGAGGAGACGATGCGCGTGCATCGCGACATGGGCCTGCCGACGCAATTGCTGGAGACGGCCGAACTGCAGCGCCGCTTTCCGCAGATCGCCTTCGACGGCATCGCCGCCGGCCTGTTCGAACCGGATTTCGGCGCGCTGATGGCTCGCCGCGCGGTGCAAACGCTGGTCGACGAATTCGTCCGGACCGGCGGCGATTATCGCCAGGTTCAGGTCCAGCCGCCCTCCGGCTCGGGCGAACGGCTGACGCATGTCGTCACGTCAGCCGGCGAACGGATCGCGGCCGGACGCTTCGTCTTCGCCTGCGGCCCCTGGCTCGGCCGCGTCTTTCCGGACCTGCTCGGCCCGCGCATCTTCCCGACCCGGCAGGAGGTGTTCTTCTTCGCGCCGCCGGCCGGCGACCGGCATTACCTGCCCGGCCAGCTTCCCGGCTGGGCGGATTTCAACGGGGGCGACATCTATTACGGCTTTCCCGATCTCGAAACGCGCGGCTTCAAGATCGCCCATGACGCGCATGGACCGCCGATCGATCCGGACAGCGGCGATCGCAATCCGTCGGCCGAGGCGCTGGCGAATGTGCGCGCCTATATGGCGCGGCGCTTCCCGGCGCTGGCCGAACGGCCGCTCAGCGAAGCGCGCGTCTGCCAATATGAGAACAGTTCGAACGGCGACCTGCTGATCGACCGGCATCCGGCCTTCGACAATGTCGTGCTGGTGGGCGCTGGCTCCGGCCACGGCTTCAAGCACGGTCCTGCCGTCGGCGACTATGCCGCCAACCTGTCGCTCGGCCGGCTGGCGGCGCCCGAACCGCGCTTCTCGCTCGCCGCCAAGGCGACGCGGGAGAACCGGACGGTGCACTGA
- a CDS encoding amidohydrolase family protein produces MRLTFALSLLFLLISGAAGSSAQTATASGAMGETVVIHAGTLLDRPGRAPRRNVSIMVRDGRIASVEDGFVPAGEGGRVIDLSDSFVLPGLIDTHVHLDSDRAGVEGQLAGFTDSVALGAHEAAWNARKTLDAGFTTVRNLGSSDGITLGLRDAIARGWAVGPRIVDAGTSISATTGHMDPTLGVREEFHDVLRQSGSTCDGPDDCRRAVRRQVARGVDVIKIATTGGVNSRIGLGLGAQMFEDEVRAIVETARLYGKRVAVHAHGADGIALALRAGVDSIEHGTLIDDDILRLWRGSRTYYVPTLSTVNGYLERLRNNPDAYVGEVREKIEWRIGITGQALRRAVPAGVRIAFGTDAGVSMHGRNADEFLLMVQHGMTPMTAIEAATVNAADLLGLSAEIGTIEPGKVADIVAVRGDPLSDVGALRQMRFVMTRGRVHRLEP; encoded by the coding sequence ATGCGCCTGACCTTTGCCTTATCGCTGCTTTTCCTGCTGATCTCCGGCGCTGCAGGATCGAGTGCGCAAACCGCCACGGCATCCGGCGCCATGGGCGAAACGGTCGTCATTCATGCCGGCACCTTGCTCGACCGGCCCGGCCGCGCGCCGCGCCGCAATGTCAGCATCATGGTGCGGGACGGCAGGATCGCCTCGGTCGAGGACGGCTTCGTACCGGCAGGCGAGGGAGGCCGCGTGATCGATCTCTCCGACAGCTTCGTGCTGCCCGGTCTGATCGACACTCATGTCCATCTCGATTCCGATCGGGCGGGCGTCGAGGGCCAGCTTGCCGGTTTCACCGATAGCGTCGCGCTCGGCGCGCACGAGGCGGCGTGGAACGCGCGCAAGACTCTCGATGCCGGCTTCACGACGGTGCGGAACCTCGGCTCGTCCGACGGCATCACGCTCGGCCTGCGGGACGCTATCGCGCGCGGCTGGGCGGTGGGCCCGCGCATCGTCGATGCCGGCACCAGCATCTCGGCCACCACCGGCCATATGGATCCCACTCTGGGCGTGCGCGAGGAGTTTCACGACGTGCTGCGCCAGTCTGGCAGCACCTGCGACGGGCCGGACGATTGCCGCCGTGCCGTGCGCCGTCAGGTCGCACGCGGCGTCGACGTCATCAAGATCGCCACCACCGGTGGCGTCAACAGCCGGATCGGCCTCGGCCTCGGCGCGCAGATGTTCGAGGACGAGGTGCGCGCGATCGTCGAGACCGCGCGGCTCTACGGCAAGCGTGTCGCCGTCCACGCCCATGGCGCCGACGGCATCGCGCTGGCGCTGCGGGCGGGCGTAGACTCGATCGAGCACGGCACTTTGATCGACGACGACATCCTGCGGCTGTGGCGCGGCAGCCGGACCTATTATGTGCCGACCCTCTCGACCGTGAACGGCTATCTTGAGCGGCTGCGCAACAATCCCGACGCCTATGTCGGCGAGGTGCGCGAGAAGATCGAATGGCGGATCGGCATCACCGGCCAGGCGCTGCGCCGCGCCGTGCCCGCCGGCGTGCGGATCGCCTTCGGTACCGATGCGGGTGTCTCGATGCACGGCCGCAACGCCGACGAGTTCCTGCTGATGGTCCAGCACGGCATGACGCCGATGACCGCGATCGAGGCGGCGACGGTCAACGCCGCCGACTTGCTCGGCCTGTCGGCGGAGATCGGCACGATCGAGCCGGGCAAGGTCGCCGACATCGTCGCGGTGCGCGGCGATCCGCTGAGCGATGTCGGGGCGCTCCGGCAGATGCGCTTCGTGATGACGCGGGGGCGCGTGCACCGGCTGGAACCCTGA
- a CDS encoding cupin domain-containing protein, giving the protein MSDAPAPIVLGPGEGRHYPLGAMRAVFKADEGETNAAYSISEWWLEPRTSGPGAHSHEANDDMFYVIEGTARFLIGEEWIDAPKGSFVRAPAGTMHDFANETDARVGLLNIYIPGGFERDMPAIVDWFAKQGEG; this is encoded by the coding sequence GTGAGCGACGCCCCCGCCCCGATCGTGCTCGGCCCCGGCGAGGGCCGGCATTATCCGCTCGGGGCGATGCGGGCCGTGTTCAAGGCGGACGAGGGCGAGACGAACGCGGCCTATTCGATCTCCGAATGGTGGCTGGAGCCGCGTACGTCCGGACCCGGCGCGCACAGCCACGAAGCCAATGACGACATGTTCTATGTCATCGAAGGCACGGCGCGCTTCCTGATCGGCGAGGAATGGATCGACGCGCCGAAGGGCAGCTTCGTGCGCGCGCCGGCCGGCACGATGCACGATTTCGCCAACGAGACGGACGCGCGCGTCGGTCTGCTCAACATCTACATTCCCGGCGGCTTCGAGCGCGACATGCCCGCCATCGTCGACTGGTTCGCCAAGCAAGGCGAGGGCTGA
- a CDS encoding glycine zipper 2TM domain-containing protein: protein MLRTLLLGAAASITAFVALPASAEAQGYYRDGYYGRGYDGYYRDGPRRYRPGDYYYGDRRYRGRGYSGRRYSDRGYYRGDRYYRSRYRCGDGTTGAIVGGVAGALIGREVDRGNRRYGRGRDSGTTGAIIGGAIGALAGREIDRGC, encoded by the coding sequence ATGCTCAGGACATTGCTGCTCGGCGCCGCCGCGTCGATTACCGCTTTCGTCGCCCTGCCCGCGTCCGCCGAAGCGCAGGGCTATTATCGCGACGGCTATTATGGCCGGGGCTATGACGGCTATTATCGCGACGGCCCGCGTCGCTACCGGCCCGGCGACTATTATTATGGCGACCGCCGCTATCGCGGACGCGGCTATTCCGGCCGGCGCTATTCCGATCGCGGCTATTACCGGGGCGATCGCTATTATCGCAGCCGCTATCGCTGCGGCGACGGCACGACCGGCGCCATTGTGGGCGGCGTCGCCGGCGCGCTGATCGGGCGCGAGGTCGATCGCGGCAATCGCCGCTACGGACGCGGCCGCGACAGCGGCACGACCGGCGCGATCATCGGCGGCGCGATCGGCGCGCTGGCCGGACGCGAGATCGACCGGGGCTGCTGA
- a CDS encoding alkaline phosphatase family protein, translating into MDGATKPKRWNVKVRLAAAALVFAAATMAPAQPPSAPPRLIVAISVDQFSADLFAQYRRHFTGGLGRLSGGAVFPSGYQSHASTTTCAGHATILTGARPSRSGIIANDWFDLGMARDDKQVYCAEDTRVPGSTSSAYTASPRHLLVPTLGDLMRRHDPRSRVVAVAGKDRSAMMMGGHDPSERWWWHNTAFIGEAGAAPPAAVAAINAEVATAYAVPRGPQPMAPVCEARRVAVTLPPPAGTVGEGRFEREGGDRLRFRASPELDHFTLELAERLRADMALGEGPATDLLAISLAATDYVGHRFGTQGPEMCGQLLALDAMLGAFFERLDAAGIDYVVMLTADHGGQDIPERANMQGGNGARADAGLRARNMGRVIGEQLGLAGPVLFAAGVTGERYIDRSLPEADRARVLEAAVAAYRAHPQIAAVFTRAEIAAATTPAGPPDAWTPLQRVRASWHPQRSGDFYIMLRPDVTPIPTPSLDSIATHSVGTDQDRRVPILFWRRGMAPFEQPQAIETVDIMPTLAALIGLPVAPGSIDGRCLDLDAGPASTCPQ; encoded by the coding sequence ATGGACGGCGCGACCAAGCCGAAAAGGTGGAATGTGAAAGTCCGTCTCGCCGCCGCCGCGCTCGTGTTTGCCGCCGCAACCATGGCGCCCGCCCAGCCTCCCTCTGCCCCGCCCCGTCTGATCGTGGCCATTTCGGTGGACCAGTTCTCCGCCGATCTGTTCGCGCAATATCGGCGGCATTTCACCGGCGGCCTCGGGCGGCTGAGTGGCGGCGCGGTCTTCCCGTCCGGCTATCAGTCGCATGCCTCGACCACGACCTGCGCCGGCCATGCCACCATCCTGACCGGCGCGCGGCCGAGCCGCAGCGGGATCATCGCCAATGACTGGTTCGACCTCGGCATGGCGCGCGACGACAAGCAGGTCTATTGCGCGGAGGACACGCGCGTGCCGGGCAGCACGTCCAGCGCCTATACCGCCTCGCCGCGCCACCTGCTCGTTCCCACGCTTGGCGACCTGATGCGCCGGCACGATCCGCGCTCCCGTGTCGTCGCGGTGGCGGGCAAAGACCGTTCGGCGATGATGATGGGCGGCCACGATCCCAGCGAGCGCTGGTGGTGGCACAATACGGCCTTCATCGGCGAGGCCGGGGCCGCCCCGCCCGCCGCCGTCGCCGCGATCAACGCGGAGGTCGCCACGGCCTATGCCGTGCCGCGCGGGCCCCAGCCGATGGCGCCGGTCTGCGAGGCGCGCCGGGTGGCGGTGACGCTGCCGCCGCCGGCGGGGACGGTGGGCGAGGGACGGTTCGAGCGCGAGGGCGGGGACCGCCTGCGCTTCCGCGCGTCGCCCGAGCTCGACCATTTCACGCTGGAACTGGCGGAGCGGCTGCGCGCCGATATGGCGCTGGGCGAAGGGCCGGCGACCGATCTGCTGGCGATCAGCCTGGCCGCGACCGATTATGTCGGCCATCGCTTCGGCACGCAGGGGCCGGAAATGTGCGGCCAGCTCCTCGCGCTCGACGCGATGCTGGGCGCCTTCTTCGAACGGCTCGATGCGGCCGGCATCGACTATGTCGTCATGCTGACCGCCGATCATGGTGGCCAGGACATTCCCGAGCGCGCCAATATGCAAGGCGGCAATGGCGCGCGCGCGGACGCGGGACTGCGCGCCCGTAACATGGGCCGCGTTATCGGCGAGCAACTGGGCCTTGCCGGGCCGGTGCTGTTCGCCGCCGGCGTCACGGGCGAGCGCTATATCGACCGGAGCCTGCCCGAAGCGGACCGGGCGCGGGTGCTGGAAGCGGCGGTGGCGGCCTATCGCGCGCATCCGCAGATCGCGGCGGTCTTCACCCGGGCCGAGATCGCGGCCGCGACGACCCCGGCCGGTCCGCCAGATGCGTGGACCCCGCTCCAGCGCGTGCGTGCTTCATGGCATCCGCAGCGGTCCGGCGATTTCTACATCATGCTGCGCCCCGATGTGACGCCGATCCCGACGCCCAGCCTGGATTCCATCGCGACCCACAGCGTCGGGACGGATCAGGACCGGCGGGTGCCGATCCTGTTCTGGCGGCGCGGCATGGCGCCGTTCGAGCAGCCTCAGGCGATCGAGACGGTGGACATCATGCCGACGCTCGCGGCGCTGATCGGCCTGCCCGTGGCGCCGGGATCGATCGACGGACGCTGCCTCGATCTGGACGCGGGGCCGGCGAGCACCTGTCCGCAATGA
- a CDS encoding TonB-dependent receptor: MLVTTRTLRIPAAFAAVSLIAIAAATPAQAQDAPATASDDEQTIVVTATKRETSLFDVPFSVNAQTEADIQRSGATTIEDLSRNVAGLNIQNLGPGQSQVSVRGVSAGQVVRDQPGVKEQVGVYLDESVISLSLFTPDLDLFDLNRVETLRGPQGTLFGSGSVGGTIRYITNQPRMDVVEAMVEGNLNLVGGDDFGGHIKGMINLPIAEGAAARVVGYHTEYGGFVDALREGGGIDENVNNGRRTGGRLSITIEPTPDVRITPRVVYQEIRANGFNRNEVFNLFANPFTTTRPAITLGEREQYLLLREGFADDTLLVDLTASFDLGPVELTSVTSYINRDIVVSRDASALTGSVSVDLGYPTAAVLLPSNLVDTTDLETFTQEVRLSSTAAGPFRWVIGAFYSNTDRFYRQRLPTPGYDAFTDAVLGAGTSAAVANGFGRDSPYNSDLPYDIRQKAIFGEASFDVSPRLTITAGGRYYDFTENRRFLSGGLFANGDDRTDETASDGFSPRLIASYDVADNVRVNAQVSKGFRLGGVNDPLNLPLCTPQDEAIFGGFQDYDDESLWNYEVGVRAQRRGLNFAMAGFYTDIRNLQVTLDAGSCSSRIVFNVPSAHTMGIEAELSATLAPGLSVSINGSILESEFDSTVVDGTGTVIGGIREGNRLPSVPNFQISASTSYSFPVAEGAEAYVGASFQHVGSRYTQPSDQENNPRSFVSGLPFGGATGNNATVVDLRLPAYNYVNLSAGVDWDNGLGLMVYVTNLFDETALLSFDRERGGRARLGFNIGQPRTFGVTLRKRFGG; this comes from the coding sequence ATGCTTGTGACGACCAGGACTCTCCGCATCCCGGCAGCCTTCGCCGCCGTTTCGCTCATCGCCATCGCCGCGGCAACGCCGGCACAGGCCCAGGACGCGCCGGCGACGGCCAGCGACGACGAACAGACGATTGTCGTGACCGCGACGAAGCGCGAAACATCGCTGTTCGACGTTCCCTTCTCGGTGAACGCCCAGACGGAAGCGGACATCCAGCGCTCCGGCGCGACGACGATCGAAGATCTCTCGCGCAACGTCGCCGGCCTCAACATCCAGAATCTCGGGCCGGGCCAGAGCCAGGTCTCGGTGCGCGGCGTTTCGGCCGGCCAGGTCGTGCGCGACCAGCCGGGCGTGAAGGAGCAGGTCGGCGTCTATCTCGACGAATCCGTCATCTCGCTGTCGCTGTTCACGCCGGACCTCGACCTGTTCGATCTCAACCGCGTGGAAACGCTGCGCGGCCCGCAGGGCACCCTGTTCGGCTCCGGCTCGGTCGGCGGCACCATCCGCTACATCACCAACCAGCCGCGCATGGACGTCGTCGAAGCGATGGTCGAGGGCAATCTCAACCTCGTCGGCGGCGATGATTTCGGCGGCCACATCAAGGGCATGATCAACCTGCCGATCGCCGAGGGCGCGGCCGCCCGCGTGGTCGGCTATCATACCGAATATGGCGGCTTCGTCGATGCACTGCGCGAAGGCGGCGGCATCGACGAGAATGTCAACAACGGCCGTCGCACCGGCGGTCGACTCTCGATCACGATCGAGCCGACGCCCGACGTGCGCATCACGCCGCGTGTCGTGTACCAGGAAATCCGTGCCAACGGCTTCAACCGCAACGAGGTCTTCAATCTCTTCGCCAATCCGTTCACGACGACGCGGCCGGCGATTACGCTCGGCGAGCGCGAGCAATATCTGTTGCTGCGCGAAGGCTTCGCGGACGATACCTTGCTGGTCGATCTGACCGCTAGCTTCGACCTCGGCCCGGTCGAGCTGACCTCCGTTACCTCTTATATCAACCGCGACATCGTGGTCAGCCGCGATGCCAGCGCGCTGACGGGCAGCGTCTCGGTCGATCTGGGCTATCCGACGGCGGCGGTCCTGTTGCCTTCCAATCTGGTCGACACCACCGATCTCGAGACCTTCACCCAGGAAGTCCGGCTGAGCTCGACGGCCGCCGGCCCGTTCCGGTGGGTGATCGGCGCCTTCTATTCGAACACCGACCGTTTCTATCGCCAGCGCCTCCCGACCCCGGGCTATGATGCGTTCACGGACGCTGTGCTGGGTGCCGGCACGTCCGCGGCCGTCGCCAACGGGTTCGGGCGGGATTCGCCGTACAATTCCGATCTTCCCTACGACATCCGCCAGAAGGCGATCTTCGGCGAGGCGAGCTTCGATGTTTCGCCGCGCCTGACGATCACCGCCGGCGGCCGTTATTACGACTTCACGGAAAACCGGCGCTTCCTGTCGGGCGGCCTCTTCGCCAATGGCGACGACCGGACGGACGAAACCGCCTCCGACGGTTTCAGCCCGCGCCTGATCGCGAGCTACGATGTCGCCGACAATGTTCGCGTCAACGCCCAGGTCTCGAAGGGCTTCCGTCTCGGCGGTGTCAACGATCCGTTGAACCTGCCGCTGTGCACGCCGCAGGACGAGGCGATCTTCGGCGGCTTCCAGGACTATGACGACGAAAGCCTGTGGAACTACGAAGTCGGTGTGCGCGCCCAGCGTCGCGGGCTGAATTTCGCGATGGCGGGCTTCTATACCGACATCCGCAATCTCCAGGTGACGCTGGACGCCGGTTCCTGCTCCTCGCGCATCGTGTTCAACGTGCCGAGCGCGCACACGATGGGCATCGAGGCGGAGCTTTCCGCCACGTTGGCGCCGGGCCTCAGCGTCTCGATCAACGGCAGCATCCTCGAGTCCGAATTCGATTCGACGGTTGTCGATGGCACCGGCACGGTGATTGGTGGCATCCGCGAGGGCAATCGCCTGCCGAGCGTTCCCAACTTCCAGATTTCCGCGAGCACGAGCTACAGCTTCCCGGTCGCGGAGGGCGCGGAAGCCTATGTCGGGGCCTCGTTCCAGCATGTCGGCAGCCGCTACACGCAGCCGAGCGACCAGGAGAACAATCCGCGCAGCTTCGTGTCCGGCCTGCCCTTCGGCGGCGCGACCGGCAACAATGCGACGGTCGTGGACCTGCGCCTGCCCGCCTATAATTACGTCAATCTCAGCGCGGGCGTGGATTGGGACAACGGCCTGGGCCTGATGGTCTATGTCACCAACCTGTTCGACGAGACCGCCTTGCTCTCGTTCGACCGCGAACGCGGCGGGCGCGCCCGGCTCGGCTTCAACATCGGCCAGCCGCGCACGTTCGGCGTTACGTTGCGTAAGCGCTTCGGCGGCTGA